From a single Pyxicephalus adspersus chromosome 11, UCB_Pads_2.0, whole genome shotgun sequence genomic region:
- the LOC140340790 gene encoding pregnancy-specific glycoprotein 22-like — MLGMWKSWVQALFLGVTFLVWINSAFGIKIDVIPSNPKVGDTVTFKVTEVSGSIRFATWYQGQSTSAPDQILNFFPPDSEIHGDKYFAQAQGQANGSLVISKIIKAFEGYYTVQIQTTESLQQSSVQLTVNGVISLALSPLALLLGVLLLSDFNFL, encoded by the exons ATGCTAGGAATGTGGAAGTCCTGGGTGCAGGCCTTGTTCCTCGGAG ttACCTTCTTAGTATGGATAAATTCAGCCTTTGGAATTAAGATTGACGTGATCCCATCTAATCCTAAAGTTGGAGATACCGTCACCTTTAAAGTAACTGAAGTATCTGGAAGTATTCGATTTGCTACTTGGTATCAAGGCCAAAGCACAAGTGCCCCCGACCAGATCCTGAACTTTTTCCCTCCCGATTCAGAGATTCATGGTGACAAATACTTTGCGCAAGCTCAAGGTCAAGCCAACGGTTCCTTAGTGATCAGCAAAATCATAAAAGCCTTTGAAGGTTATTACACAGTGCAAATACAAACAACAGAATCTCTACAACAGAGCTCAGTACAACTTACTGTGAATG GTGTCATCTCCTTAGCTTTGTCTCCACTTGCACTCTTACTAGGTGTGCTGCTGCTTTcggattttaattttttatga